In Humulus lupulus chromosome 7, drHumLupu1.1, whole genome shotgun sequence, the following are encoded in one genomic region:
- the LOC133791129 gene encoding transcription initiation factor IIA large subunit-like isoform X1, translated as MATATSSVYVSVIEDVVSKVREEFLNNGPGEDVLKELQGMWETKMMQAGVVNAPIERSGAAKPTPGGPITPVHDLNVPYEGTEEYETPTAEILFPPTPLQTPIQTPLPGTADIYNIPTGPSDYSASGNDNGGGGGGGGAGTPSSGNTELKSATGRPSPYMQPPSPWMSQRPPLDVNIGKHGCILQTLQSFCSSWFYGNYCCVDVAYVEGRDEVDRGTSNQSSTQDFFTMNSGKRKREDLPPQYQAGGFVPQQDGAGDTTPEVFEIEVIGGRNSEMVERMLRSSSKIPQLDGPIPDPYDDVLSTPNIYNYQGVFNEDYNIANTPAPNDIPASTPAIPAPEDVGEDDDDEPPLNENDDDDLDDVDQGEELNTQHLVLAQFDKVTRTKSRWKCTLKDGIMHINNKDILFNKATGEFDF; from the exons ATGGCGACTGCAACAAGCAGTGTGTATGTTAGTGTTATTGAAGATGTTGTCAGCAAGGTCCGCGAAGAGTTCCTCAACAACGGTCCCGGAGAAGACGTTCTGAAGGAGCTTCAAGGA ATGTGGGAAACGAAAATGATGCAAGCGGGTGTAGTAAATGCCCCCATAGAGAGGTCCGGTGCAGCGAAGCCCACGCCTGGAGGTCCAATTACTCCAGTTCACGATCTCAACGTACCATATGAGGGGACTGAGGAGTACGAAACCCCTACAGCTGAAATACTCTTCCCCCCC ACGCCGTTGCAGACTCCGATTCAAACACCTTTACCAGGAACTGCTGACATTTATAATATTCCCACCGGGCCTAGTGACTATTCTGCATCTGGAAATGATAATGGTGGCGGTGGTGGTGGCGGCGGCGCTGGCACACCTAGCAGTGGCAACACTGAACTGAAATCTGCTACTGGAAGACCTAGTCCATACATG CAACCTCCTTCACCTTGGATGAGCCAGCGGCCTCCACTTGATGTTAACATTGGTAAGCATGGTTGTATACTGCAGACATTACAAAGCTTCTGTTCTTCATGGTTTTATGGTAATTATTGTTGTGTGGATGTAGCTTATGTGGAAGGGCGGGATGAAGTGGACAGAGGAACCTCTAATCAATCTTCCACGCAA GACTTCTTCACGATGAATTCTGGTAAGCGAAAACGTGAAGATCTTCCTCCACAGTACCAGGCGGGTGGCTTTGTCCCCCAGCAAGATGGAGCTGGGGATACCACCCCTGAGGTTTTTGAGATTGAG GTCATTGGAGGAAGAAATAGTGAAATGGTAGAGCGCATGCTTAGGTCATCCTCAAAGATTCCTCAACTTGATGGGCCTATTCCTGATCCTTATGATGATGTGCTTTCTACTCCCAAT ATATACAACTATCAAGGAGTCTTTAACGAGGATTACAACATAGCAAACACGCCTGCTCCCAATG ACATTCCAGCCAGCACTCCTGCTATTCCTGCTCCAGAAGATGTTGGAGAGGACGATGACGATGAGCCCCCGTTGAATGAAAACGATGATGACGATTTGGATGACGTGGACCAAGGGGAGGAGCTAAATACACAGCATTTAGTTTTGGCTCAGTTTGACAaa GTTACACGCACCAAGAGCAGGTGGAAATGCACATTGAAGGATGGCATTATGCACATAAACAATAAAGATATTCTCTTCAATAAG GCAACAGGGGAATTCGACTTCTGA
- the LOC133791129 gene encoding uncharacterized protein LOC133791129 isoform X2, with translation MATATSSVYVSVIEDVVSKVREEFLNNGPGEDVLKELQGMWETKMMQAGVVNAPIERSGAAKPTPGGPITPVHDLNVPYEGTEEYETPTAEILFPPTPLQTPIQTPLPGTADIYNIPTGPSDYSASGNDNGGGGGGGGAGTPSSGNTELKSATGRPSPYMQPPSPWMSQRPPLDVNIAYVEGRDEVDRGTSNQSSTQDFFTMNSGKRKREDLPPQYQAGGFVPQQDGAGDTTPEVFEIEVIGGRNSEMVERMLRSSSKIPQLDGPIPDPYDDVLSTPNIYNYQGVFNEDYNIANTPAPNDIPASTPAIPAPEDVGEDDDDEPPLNENDDDDLDDVDQGEELNTQHLVLAQFDKVTRTKSRWKCTLKDGIMHINNKDILFNKATGEFDF, from the exons ATGGCGACTGCAACAAGCAGTGTGTATGTTAGTGTTATTGAAGATGTTGTCAGCAAGGTCCGCGAAGAGTTCCTCAACAACGGTCCCGGAGAAGACGTTCTGAAGGAGCTTCAAGGA ATGTGGGAAACGAAAATGATGCAAGCGGGTGTAGTAAATGCCCCCATAGAGAGGTCCGGTGCAGCGAAGCCCACGCCTGGAGGTCCAATTACTCCAGTTCACGATCTCAACGTACCATATGAGGGGACTGAGGAGTACGAAACCCCTACAGCTGAAATACTCTTCCCCCCC ACGCCGTTGCAGACTCCGATTCAAACACCTTTACCAGGAACTGCTGACATTTATAATATTCCCACCGGGCCTAGTGACTATTCTGCATCTGGAAATGATAATGGTGGCGGTGGTGGTGGCGGCGGCGCTGGCACACCTAGCAGTGGCAACACTGAACTGAAATCTGCTACTGGAAGACCTAGTCCATACATG CAACCTCCTTCACCTTGGATGAGCCAGCGGCCTCCACTTGATGTTAACATTG CTTATGTGGAAGGGCGGGATGAAGTGGACAGAGGAACCTCTAATCAATCTTCCACGCAA GACTTCTTCACGATGAATTCTGGTAAGCGAAAACGTGAAGATCTTCCTCCACAGTACCAGGCGGGTGGCTTTGTCCCCCAGCAAGATGGAGCTGGGGATACCACCCCTGAGGTTTTTGAGATTGAG GTCATTGGAGGAAGAAATAGTGAAATGGTAGAGCGCATGCTTAGGTCATCCTCAAAGATTCCTCAACTTGATGGGCCTATTCCTGATCCTTATGATGATGTGCTTTCTACTCCCAAT ATATACAACTATCAAGGAGTCTTTAACGAGGATTACAACATAGCAAACACGCCTGCTCCCAATG ACATTCCAGCCAGCACTCCTGCTATTCCTGCTCCAGAAGATGTTGGAGAGGACGATGACGATGAGCCCCCGTTGAATGAAAACGATGATGACGATTTGGATGACGTGGACCAAGGGGAGGAGCTAAATACACAGCATTTAGTTTTGGCTCAGTTTGACAaa GTTACACGCACCAAGAGCAGGTGGAAATGCACATTGAAGGATGGCATTATGCACATAAACAATAAAGATATTCTCTTCAATAAG GCAACAGGGGAATTCGACTTCTGA
- the LOC133791130 gene encoding uncharacterized protein LOC133791130, with the protein MEAEANAVNKFQTRLKAHAPPCLLLDQIISMAAVAAEPNFPANYSESDSCKAIPLLSPLILSPNTDDDDGDQEQLVNGKDTSIGGDDDDIYKGEDDKDDDQREDGVVADDDAVTPKNGWQNPAVPNFVDQSSLFSFFQSQCIIANQAPS; encoded by the coding sequence ATGGAAGCTGAAGCGAATGCCGTTAACAAGTTCCAGACGAGGCTGAAGGCTCACGCGCCGCCGTGTCTTTTGCTTGATCAGATCATATCAATGGCCGCGGTAGCCGCCGAGCCTAATTTCCCGGCTAATTATTCTGAGAGCGATTCTTGCAAGGCGATTCCATTGCTATCGCCGCTTATTCTTTCTCCCAAcactgatgatgatgatggtgatcaGGAGCAATTAGTTAATGGGAAGGACACTAGTATTGGTGGAGATGATGACGATATATATAAAGGGGAAGATGATAAAGATGACGATCAACGAGAGGACGGCGTAGTGGCAGATGACGACGCCGTTACACCTAAGAATGGGTGGCAAAATCCGGCTGTTCCGAATTTCGTTGATCAATCTTCCTTGTTTAGTTTCTTTCAATCGCAGTGCATTATTGCCAACCAAGCTCCatcataa